GTGTTCCATCCAAACATGGTGCTAGTGATATCCTGGTTGTCAGAAGTGCTGGTGTGACTGAAGAGCTCTGTGTACGACACTTTTGGACAGTACAGCTGTGTGAACTTCTGACGGAGCCCCAGCAGCTCATGCCcttcctgccctgtgctggagctgcctgatgGCACTCTACCTCTTGTAGCCATCCCTGCACCCAGGAGAGAGCTCACTTGCATAATCCTCCTGTCCCTTTCTTACACAGGGAAACAGAAGAGGAGGTGGAGAGGAGTACACAAATGAAAA
The sequence above is drawn from the Parus major isolate Abel chromosome 2, Parus_major1.1, whole genome shotgun sequence genome and encodes:
- the LOC107200969 gene encoding uncharacterized protein LOC107200969 isoform X2 produces the protein MQVSSLLGAGMATRGRVPSGSSSTGQEGHELLGLRQKFTQLYCPKVSYTELFSHTSTSDNQDITSTMFGWNTGKDFQQNPAGLALSAVASQREHADLQTCSTVILTLWSYSPEIANYHLEVTTKEKKDADM